In Amphiura filiformis chromosome 1, Afil_fr2py, whole genome shotgun sequence, the following are encoded in one genomic region:
- the LOC140160720 gene encoding LOW QUALITY PROTEIN: uncharacterized protein (The sequence of the model RefSeq protein was modified relative to this genomic sequence to represent the inferred CDS: deleted 2 bases in 1 codon), with the protein MASTHYILLPVLLSILLVCSIASPVQYAEGTEDQNGGSSDSSLVVVSAVSIATAFCFVLLVIGCACCYGRGFAKFEETTTSETVVGHSYTNFNDFSPPTESTPSYPPGEQDTVTIEPLPDLSSRLGTSVGSISQSSWLKADHGTPNQGVEKDDINLINNPRFQFPRSQLSYVEEMGSGWFGKVLQGEAHRLHAGLRKTRVVIKQLRDTATAEEQVLFLQEVQPYREVNHPNVLLLLGQCIESMPFLLMLEYAPFGDLKSYLQKHQDMVQDMAHRDVQLRMACDMVSGMMWLHQADFIHIDLAARNCLVCADTSVKIGDYGLSLEKYPEDYYITKDQRHAVPIRWLGPEVMEITDKDMVPRKVTKESNVWSFGVIMLELSTGGQKPYPNMTNEDVLKQVVMEQEIRLDKPNLDVRYASRWFEIMMFCWLESDMRPTMKEIHELLMHLLNQQRSIDMDDFQSRWESLKPSAMQESSESSKDDSQFFETKEDTPPTDGFTSGIANGFVSSPPHVDTDPSPNMNMNANVDIEPVMDAGDDFQTTPLGDVLKSEVDSEIPQVNRELDFVIQPTVAEATESAPPVVSNTNVTDDLDFDPFVQPSDQDAFGSFTDSTSFPVPVPAQTNIPQVLISSPTSEPAMDDDNIVFEEEVTLTESSEVHAAAPSAVNTESSDIQATAPSAVDTESSEVQVAAPSAVDTESSDFQAAAPSAVDTESSDFQAAAPSAMDTFASFGEDQESTPTHTEDIEEVIPSHGTIDTHSSDDDVKEDSVQDDAVDEDDGDKTPSNIPEESIFDFDSPAATNPRVFTDTPLDEESDDPRTSTPSERTDDDLPLDAPNSDDDSSLSFISATSFQTKQDDGDSSSYNTMVTAQSDDPSFYSFSSPASSRNDSLQFSTDGSFKTLTDDSVGSDDIDEQTFVDQTPESSVLDDDISDGDVTPSTPQQDFLSMSGNVILHHDLPPDTSSTQNLASLHDTMLKESDNLFTQSKNVTGAQQQSVLQINQKSKKGGLSISVSSKKVKHTEVKHVRHVQHSTEGVQLYKKGDDYSVVQEGTGSPAIGVELSQLLAQSGNTKETITKSHDLMEQMESHRTVTVVKNVSSSSAKQERIIDLMLSGPPKEVQPSGSQELFDFFSTPAEDKDTSSNFQAPMLQPTSPQLSAFSSSGNTPLIPDLMGDTNPMSTGQSSSGDGFLIPDLLGGDTHVEQTMSVSSDGGGGLAWQQDMTMAGGGDFNKGDEGQGQWSTSTTVHQEHSLTSSTDFGLPEFSFTVNNPESQQPASETDTSGLIDFDMDTKLDQSGSNFE; encoded by the exons ATGGCCTCAACCCATTACATATTGTTACCTGTTTTACTCAGCATACTATTGGTCTGCAGTATTGCTTCTCCAGTACAGTATGCAGAAG GAACAGAAGATCAAAATGGTGGCAGTAGTGACTCCAGTTTAGTGGTTGTAAGTGCAGTCTCCATAGCAACGGCCTTCTGCTTTGTTCTCCTCGTCATAGGATGCGCATGCTGCTACGGAAGGGGGTTTGCT AAATTTGAAGAAACCACAACAAGTGAGACAGTAGTGGGTCACAGCTATACAAACTTCAATGATTTCAGTCCACCAACAGAGAGTACACCATCATACCCACCAGGAGAACAAGACACAGTCACTATAGAACCCCTACCAGATCTCTCCTCTAGACTAGGCACATCAGTAGGAAGTATAAGTCAGTCCTCATGGCTCAAAGCTGATCATGGCACTCCTAATCAGGGGGTGGAAAAAGATGACATCAATCTCATCAACAACCCAAGGTTTCAGTTCCCAAGATCACAGCTTAGTTATGTGGAAGAAATGGGGTCAGGATGGTTTGGAAAG GTGCTGCAAGGTGAAGCCCACAGACTGCATGCAGGTCTGCGTAAAACCAGAGTAGTAATCAAACAACTACGAGACACAGCTACAGCAGAAGAACAGGTCCTTTTCTTACAAGAAGTGCAGCCTTACAG AGAGGTGAACCATCCtaatgtattattattactgGGTCAGTGCATTGAGAGTATGCCGTTTCTCCTTATGCTAGAATATGCACCATTT GGAGATTTGAAGAGTTACCTACAGAAGCATCAAGACATGGTTCAAGATATGGCCCACCGTGATGTGCAGCTACGTATGGCCTGTGATATGGTTAGTGGCATGATGTGGCTACACCAAGCAGATTTTATACACAT TGACCTGGCAGCTCGTAACTGTCTAGTATGTGCAGACACATCGGTTAAGATTGGAGACTATGGTCTTTCATTAGAAAAATACCCA GAAGATTATTATATAACCAAAGACCAACGTCATGCAGTACCAATTAGGTGGCTTGGACCAGAAGTTATGGAGATCACAGATAAAGACATGGTACCAAGGAAAGTCACTAAGGAATCAAATGTGTG GTCATTTGGTGTCATAATGTTAGAGCTTTCAACTGGAGGACAGAAACCCTACCCTAACATGACCAATGAAGATGTCTTGAAACAGGTGGTAATGGAACAAGAAATCAGGCTTGATAAACCCAATCTAGATGTCAGATATGCAAGTAGATG GTTTGAAATCATGATGTTCTGTTGGTTAGAATCTGATATGAGACCTACAATGAAAGAAATCCATGAGTTACTGATGCATCTACTGAACCAACAGAGATCG ATCGATATGGATGACTTCCAGAGCAGATGGGAATCACTCAAACCGTCCGCTATGCAAGAATCATCAGAATCAAGCAAAGATGATTCACAATTCTTTGAAACGAAAGAAGACACTCCCCCCACTGATGGTTTCACATCGGGAATTGCCAACGGCTTTGTATCATCACCACCCCATGTTGATACGGACCCTAGCCCTAACATGAATATGAATGCAAATGTAGACATTGAACCCGTCATGGATGCTGGAGATGATTTCCAAACGACACCTCTTGGTGATGTTTTGAAATCAGAAGTAGACTCTGAAATACCACAAGTTAACAGAGAATTAGACTTTGTGATTCAGCCAACTGTGGCAGAAGCCACTGAATCAGCGCCCCCTGTTGTCTCCAATACAAACGTCACAGATGATTTGGATTTTGATCCATTTGTACAACCATCGGATCAAGATGCTTTTGGCAGTTTCACTGATAGCACATCATTTCCTGTACCTGTACCAGCACAAACTAATATACCACAAGTTTTAATCTCCAGTCCTACTAGTGAACCGGCAATGG ATGATGATAACATTGTGTTTGAAGAAGAGGTTACTCTTACTGAATCCAGTGAAGTTCATGCTGCTGCACCCAGTGCTGTGAATACTGAATCCAGTGACATTCAAGCTACTGCCCCCAGCGCTGTGGATACTGAATCCAGTGAAGTTCAAGTTGCTGCCCCTAGTGCTGTGGATACTGAATCCAGTGACTTTCAAGCTGCTGCCCCCAGTGCTGTGGATACTGAATCCAGTGACTTTCAAGCTGCTGCCCCTAGTGCTATGGATACTTTTGCTTCTTTTGGGGAAGATCAAGAAAGTACTCCTACCCATACTGAAGACATAGAAGAAGTAATTCCATCCCATGGTACTATAGACACACATAGCAGTGATGATGATGTAAAGGAGGACAGTGTTCAGGATGATGCAGTTGATGAGGATGATGGTGATAAAACTCCTTCAAACATACCCGAAGAAtcaatatttgattttgattCACCAGCTGCCACTAACCCTAGAGTTTTCACGGACACCCCTTTAGATGAAGAAAGTGATGACCCTCGTACAAGTACTCCCTCTGAAAGGACTGATGATGACTTGCCTCTAGATGCTCCAAATTCAGATGATGATTCCTCGTTGAGTTTTATATCAGCAACAAGTTTCCAAACAAAGCAAGATGATGGAGACTCCTCATCCTACAATACCATGGTAACGGCGCAAAGTGACGATCCTTCATTCTACAGTTTCAGCTCACCAGCGTCAAGTAGGAATGACTCTCTCCAGTTTAGTACGGACGGATCATTCAAAACTCTAACCGATGACTCCGTAGGTAGTGATGACATAGATGAGCAAACATTTGTTGACCAAACACCTGAGTCAAGTGTATTGGATGATGATATAAGTGATGGTGATGTGACTCCATCAACACCACAGCAAGATTTCCTCTCTATGTCAG gcaatgttattcTTCACCATGACCTCCCTCCTGATACCAGCTCCACTCAAAACCTAGCTTCACTTCACGACACAATGCTGAAAGAATCAGATAACTTGTTCACTCAAAGCAAAAATGTAACAGGTGCACAGCAGCAGAGTGTACTCCAGATCAATCAGAAGAGTAAGAAAGGTGGTCTATCCATCAGTGTATCCAGCAAGAAAGTGAAGCATACAGAAGTGAAACATGTCCGACATGTGCAGCACTCCACTGAAGGGGTGCAACTGTATAAGAAAGGTGATGATTACTCTGTCGTACAGGAAGGTACCGGATCACCAGCCATAGGTGTTGAGCTTTCACAGCTTCTTGCACAATCTGGTAACACCAAAGAGACAATAACCAAAAGTCATGACTTGATGGAACAGATGGAATCACATCGCACGGTTACAGTTGTTAAAAACGTCAGTTCATCTAGTGCCAAACAAGAGCGTATAATTGATTTGATGTTGTCTGGACCACCAAAAGAAGTTCAACCATCAGGTAGCCAAGAACTATTTGACTTCTTCTCTACTCCAGCTGAAGACAAAGACACCAGTAGCAACTTCCAAGCACCAATGCTTCAGCCAACCTCTCCACAGCTGTCTGCTTTTAGCTCATCTGGAAATACCCCTCTTATCCCAGACCTAATGGGTGATACCAATCCTATGAGCACAGGTCAGAGTTCATCTGGCGATGGCTTTCTTATTCCCGATTTACTTGGTGGTGATACTCATGTTGAGCAGACCATGAGTGTTTCTTCAGATGGTGGAGGTGGATTGGCATGGCAACAAGACATGACCATGGCAGGAGGAGGGGATTTCAATAAAGGAGATGAGGGGCAG GGTCAATGGAGTACATCAACCACCGTTCACCAAGAGCATAGTCTAACCTCTTCCACAGACTTTGGACTTCCTGAATTCAGTTTCACAGTGAATAACCCTGAAAGCCAGCAACCTGCATCAGAGACTGATACTTCAGGCCTAATAGATTTTGACATGGATACAAAATTGG ATCAAAGTGGTAGCAACTTTGAGTAG